A stretch of DNA from Mus pahari chromosome 11, PAHARI_EIJ_v1.1, whole genome shotgun sequence:
GAAGTTTAAACATGGAAGCGAATTACTTTACCTGGGTCTgttattagttttcttttcttcctttgtttcttgttccccccccccttctcttctctttccctttctcttcctcttcatccaaTTACCTCTTCCCTGGTCCTCAGTTTAATACTTTCTGCAGACATCTGAAGACAATGGAAACAATGTCTATAAGATAAGGATTTACCCTCTTGGTGTTCAATTTGAAGTCACTACAAATGCAATGTCCAAAAAGTGGACAAGTCACtagttcttttatgtatttgtaattCTTCTGGTTTTTCTTGTCTCaggcaggatttctctatgtagccctggctgtcctggaagtccctggaggccagtctggcctgtatctagagatccccctgcctctgccttctcagtgctgggattaaagttgtgtgtcacCAGACCTGGCTTATATTTGTAATTTCTGTGAAGATTCACTTTTTCCGTTTTCTTGGCAGCCTTCATGTTAAACGTAGAAGAATCTGCATCAGTCCGCACAATCGTACTTTGAAGCATTGGATGAGAGCCTCGGAGGTAAAGAAGAATGGCAGAGAAAACATCTGTTCTGGAAAGAAGCAACCCAGCAGGAAGGACAGAAAAGGGCCCACTTCAAGAAAGCACGGAACACACAGGACACGCAGCCATGAAGCCTCTCATTAGAACAGACATGTGGACCTACAGTGAACTCCTCAAGTGAACTGGCCCATAGCTGGTTATAAATTTCTTAGCTGAATCTTCCTTATTGACACCTAATggtgccttgttttgttttgtttcattttattttgttaatgaatAATTGCAGCTAAGGATGTAAGCACTTGGGTTGTATATGTAGGCTCAATCCCAGCAccatgagcaaaaaaaaaaaaaacaacactgtgCACAAGTAACCAATATAGTTAacttaaaaactatataaaatccatctttatatgtaaattttaactATATAGAATTCCTCCAATTTTTTTATTCAAGCTCTTCAGCTCTACAGAGGAGTTGAAAGAGTGGAACAAGGGCCATATACATACCTGCCACCTACATTAGTCACTGttaatctctctctgtctctgtctctgtctctgtctctatctctatttgtgtgtgtgtgtgtgtgtgtgtacatgcacgtgcGCACATCCATTCGCACACCTGCATAGTACATACATATAAGAACTTCTTCACTAAACCATTTGAAAAGTTGCAAACATTATGACCTATATCTTAATCTGTTTCCTATTACTAAAAGAACATTTCTGATTAGGTAACCCCTAAAGAATGCAACTTTACTTAGCTCAGGTTCCTGAGATGAGAACACCTAAGACCTTGGCACTAACATCTGGTTGGCATCTAGTGAAGACCTTCTCACTGGGTCTTAATGTGACAAAGG
This window harbors:
- the Ccl28 gene encoding C-C motif chemokine 28, whose protein sequence is MQQAGLTLMAVAVCAAFRTSEAILPIAASCCTEVSHHVSRRLLERVSSCSIQRADGDCDLAAVILHVKRRRICISPHNRTLKHWMRASEVKKNGRENICSGKKQPSRKDRKGPTSRKHGTHRTRSHEASH